The genomic stretch CAAAAGAATATCATCAACTCGATCATCATATTTACGGCCTTGAAGCCAGTAATATTCCCACCACAGATGCCAATTTCATTGAATTAAAAACTCGCCGTTTAGTATTAAAAGATCAGATTTATCAAAAACTAATTCAAGGTGATTTTTAATTTTGTTACTGCCATTTAGTCATAAAAGCCTTACACTGAAGTTATAAATACATGGCATTAAGGGAATGCGCAATGACTGAAGAAAATAGCCAAGATAAACATCAACAAAAGATGCAGAAGATCCAAAGCACCGTCGCTAAACGTGTCGATAAAGCCACTGAAGAACGTGGTATTCTGATCGTAATGACAGGTAATGGTAAAGGTAAAACCTGCGCTGGTTTTGGTAATGTTATTCGCTGTATTGGCCATGGCTTTAACGCCGGCGTTGTGCAATTTATCAAAGGAACTTGGGAAGCAGGCGAAGTGAAATTTATTCAGCAAGTACGTCCAGACATGCCTTATCATGCCATGAAAACGGGATTTACCTGGGACACCCAAGATAAAGCCGCAGATATCGCCGCCGCAGAAGCAGCATGGGTACATGCCAAAGCAATGCTCGCCAATCCAGGTCTTAAAATGGTGCTGTTAGATGAGCTGACTTACATGCTCAGCTACCAATATCTAGATCACGAAGAAGTATTAAACGCGATCCGCAACCGCCCTGTAGATCAAACAGTTATC from Moritella marina ATCC 15381 encodes the following:
- the cobO gene encoding cob(I)yrinic acid a,c-diamide adenosyltransferase; this translates as MTEENSQDKHQQKMQKIQSTVAKRVDKATEERGILIVMTGNGKGKTCAGFGNVIRCIGHGFNAGVVQFIKGTWEAGEVKFIQQVRPDMPYHAMKTGFTWDTQDKAADIAAAEAAWVHAKAMLANPGLKMVLLDELTYMLSYQYLDHEEVLNAIRNRPVDQTVIVTGRSAHKDLVAIADTVSEVREEKHAFRSGIKAQKGIDW
- a CDS encoding YdcH family protein — protein: MQNEKHPLPHEFPEHAIDIAKLKSDDPAFAALAKEYHQLDHHIYGLEASNIPTTDANFIELKTRRLVLKDQIYQKLIQGDF